A DNA window from Candidatus Bodocaedibacter vickermanii contains the following coding sequences:
- the ykgO gene encoding type B 50S ribosomal protein L36: protein MKVISSLKSARNRHKDCKLVRRKGRLFVINKTNPKFKAKQA from the coding sequence ATGAAAGTTATTAGCTCTCTTAAATCTGCTCGCAATCGCCACAAAGATTGCAAACTCGTCCGCCGTAAAGGCAGACTATTCGTCATCAACAAAACCAACCCAAAGTTTAAAGCTAAACAAGCTTAA
- a CDS encoding tetratricopeptide repeat protein — translation MKHIAKSLFFTSILTVPSMFGAESKIADSMEGRYTTHSSVSIVDIVSQAGEFIRANDSQSAARVYADYAMHPDALWFHILFSVQMIERLGHFNIAIDVLKWSKIQSNTHYFKLSADAKILKLRQALDAQTNIDAQAPIPGIPLSVFKYLGTEFFQIRKSALQCKEAGYKQSAAELFLKLANHPESNHLIVFFAATNLLQMGELYYEKAIDLFKKFAGDSDIRSDAILSVADRVRQMGPAYHVQAVELYKMVTHHPNVTPQDMLQATLSIQEMGFDDDAIALYEELAAQKDTPFDLVFQIATKLIELGQLDMAVSVYKKSATQLPIDDIFRDLEKLKAMGLVYYPIVFETLKMLIDEPRDDVTDEQRGTLSFLMNCFIKYLPLLGKGVGYSSDSFTG, via the coding sequence ATGAAACATATAGCAAAATCATTATTCTTTACATCAATATTAACGGTACCTTCCATGTTCGGAGCAGAATCGAAAATTGCTGATTCAATGGAAGGCCGATATACTACTCATAGTTCCGTATCCATTGTGGATATCGTATCACAAGCAGGTGAATTCATACGCGCGAACGACTCACAAAGTGCTGCCAGAGTGTATGCAGACTATGCTATGCATCCTGATGCCTTATGGTTCCATATACTATTTTCTGTACAGATGATTGAAAGGCTAGGGCATTTTAATATAGCTATAGATGTGCTTAAGTGGTCTAAGATTCAGTCGAATACACACTATTTTAAATTAAGTGCAGATGCTAAGATTCTTAAGTTAAGACAAGCTCTTGATGCGCAAACTAATATAGATGCGCAGGCACCAATACCAGGGATCCCACTATCCGTATTTAAATATCTAGGTACAGAGTTTTTCCAGATTAGGAAAAGTGCGCTGCAATGTAAAGAGGCCGGTTATAAACAGAGTGCAGCAGAGTTATTTCTGAAATTAGCTAATCATCCAGAGTCAAACCATTTGATAGTTTTCTTCGCGGCAACAAATCTTCTACAGATGGGGGAACTTTATTACGAAAAGGCTATAGATTTATTCAAAAAGTTTGCAGGGGATTCAGATATCAGGTCTGATGCTATTTTGAGTGTGGCAGATCGTGTTAGACAAATGGGGCCAGCATATCATGTACAAGCAGTAGAGTTATATAAGATGGTCACACATCATCCAAATGTAACGCCCCAAGATATGTTACAGGCAACACTCAGTATTCAAGAGATGGGGTTTGATGATGATGCTATTGCGTTATACGAAGAACTTGCAGCTCAAAAAGATACACCGTTTGATCTTGTCTTTCAGATTGCGACAAAATTAATAGAATTGGGACAATTGGATATGGCTGTATCTGTATACAAAAAATCAGCCACTCAGTTACCAATTGATGATATATTCCGGGACTTGGAAAAATTAAAAGCGATGGGATTAGTTTATTATCCAATAGTATTTGAAACTTTGAAAATGTTAATTGATGAACCGAGAGATGATGTGACAGACGAGCAGCGTGGTACACTTTCGTTTTTAATGAACTGTTTTATCAAGTATCTACCCCTACTAGGGAAAGGTGTGGGATATTCATCAGATTCTTTCACGGGTTAG
- the xth gene encoding exodeoxyribonuclease III: MAIHSACNMKIATWNVNSIRSRFDHLVKWLHQFQPDVVLLQELKLMSELFPHEQLLDEGYQAAVLGQKTYNGVAILSKHRIEDITYGFENNPLPEEARYIDALIDGSVRIASVYVPNGQNTESPKYPNKLKFIDALRAAVQIRIYENTPYIIGGDFNIAPHDLDATNPDRWKGDVPFTAAERQGYNQLMHLGLHDAVRIKHPYTSQSAPDVMSWWDYRGGSFEKNDGLRIDHILMCPLATDMWTDAGTDRTPRTWEKPSDHTPVWCDLNMTQY, translated from the coding sequence GTGGCAATTCATTCAGCGTGTAATATGAAAATTGCAACGTGGAATGTAAACTCTATTCGATCTAGATTTGATCATCTCGTCAAGTGGTTGCATCAATTCCAACCCGACGTTGTGTTATTACAAGAACTGAAATTAATGTCAGAGCTATTTCCGCATGAACAATTGCTGGATGAAGGCTATCAAGCCGCTGTGTTGGGTCAAAAAACCTATAATGGTGTTGCCATTCTTTCAAAACATCGTATCGAAGATATTACCTATGGATTTGAAAACAATCCCCTGCCCGAGGAAGCTAGATACATTGATGCCCTAATCGATGGATCTGTCCGTATTGCATCGGTATATGTTCCCAATGGGCAGAATACGGAATCACCTAAATATCCAAATAAATTAAAATTTATTGACGCCTTGCGTGCTGCCGTTCAAATCCGCATATATGAAAATACACCGTATATCATTGGCGGAGACTTTAACATCGCGCCCCATGATCTTGATGCAACTAATCCCGATCGTTGGAAAGGTGATGTCCCATTTACTGCAGCAGAACGCCAAGGATACAATCAGTTAATGCATTTAGGGTTGCACGATGCTGTCCGCATCAAACATCCTTACACTTCTCAATCTGCACCCGATGTGATGAGCTGGTGGGATTATCGAGGTGGTTCTTTTGAAAAGAATGATGGATTAAGGATAGACCATATATTAATGTGCCCACTAGCAACGGATATGTGGACAGATGCTGGAACTGATCGAACACCCCGCACTTGGGAAAAACCCTCAGACCACACGCCCGTTTGGTGTGATCTGAATATGACACAGTACTAA
- a CDS encoding HesB/IscA family protein: protein MLPNLKLQISNSAAAQLEKVLSRHPGKFLRITVMPGGCNGFEYSLKLDDASLPDDVTFSPTSTASVHVDEMSLDLIKGSELDYESDLIGAAFKLKNPNAATSCGCGNSFSV, encoded by the coding sequence ATGCTCCCAAACCTCAAGCTCCAGATTTCTAATTCTGCAGCTGCACAGCTTGAAAAAGTATTGTCAAGGCACCCCGGTAAATTTTTACGCATCACTGTAATGCCGGGGGGGTGCAACGGCTTTGAATACAGTTTAAAGCTAGATGATGCATCATTGCCTGACGACGTAACATTTTCTCCTACTTCAACCGCTAGCGTCCATGTTGATGAAATGTCATTAGACTTAATCAAAGGATCTGAATTAGATTATGAATCTGATTTGATTGGCGCGGCATTTAAACTCAAAAACCCAAACGCAGCCACATCGTGTGGTTGTGGCAATTCATTCAGCGTGTAA
- a CDS encoding peptidylprolyl isomerase has product MITFLRQASNSILMRILLAVVMVAVGLSVGVSNFFMRNAAKHPVAQVGSDYISANDFLQELENKKQSLKQYFGRPITDQEALGLGLVNRTLSELITRELITQESDRLGIVASDEQLSKHMNEDQNFKDQQGKFNTQRFTEFLSKSRLSERKYLDDLRKVISRGMLAGVVDGQIRTVPKAFAEPMFRYLNEERDIEVITVEIDAIPDLAKPTEATLKEFYEKHVQYFQAPETRSFNMLLFSFQEIAQTVNITPEDLMTMYQQSNNKVPEKRSVRFIPFSTREDAMKATEELRGGAPFNAVYSRYTGDYPENAPKPQELELAQIRPEVGSEVFSMKKIHDVSEPIFLGGQYLLFILADIKPERVLSFDEQKFTLLKKYKSDVAREKMYEYTQRAEKMLSSGGKLSEVADTLTKEGIPGVVMVTWDKITHDGKSIDGKPATGLSAFDPKVLSTAFDTPQYTYSDPQKLKTEDYAIVEVTDIKAAHQRSFAEASAQAEHYWQFEQKRQQAAQYVKTIKDGLEKSQDASQLAAMNFGRVNVLNKITRSNPPKDTQFSGILARTNAAKSHEVVLDVTADRVHLARVIATYPASPDSFNVAAPAFTRQVMLPLLGRDLLSSYVAGLEAYFPVSRNEDYFTNYFGKEDLNNAPKPQAPDF; this is encoded by the coding sequence GTGATCACATTCTTAAGACAGGCATCCAACAGTATCTTGATGCGCATACTATTAGCCGTTGTTATGGTGGCCGTTGGTCTATCAGTAGGTGTTTCCAATTTTTTTATGCGAAATGCTGCAAAACATCCCGTTGCACAAGTGGGTTCAGATTACATTTCTGCCAATGATTTTCTGCAAGAATTAGAAAACAAAAAACAATCTCTCAAGCAATACTTTGGTCGCCCCATAACTGATCAAGAAGCCTTAGGATTAGGTCTTGTAAATCGTACGTTATCTGAATTAATCACTCGTGAATTGATCACTCAAGAATCTGACCGTTTAGGCATTGTGGCATCTGATGAACAATTGTCTAAACATATGAATGAAGATCAAAACTTTAAAGACCAACAGGGTAAATTTAACACTCAACGGTTTACAGAGTTTTTAAGCAAATCACGGTTGTCTGAACGCAAATATTTAGATGATTTACGAAAAGTTATAAGTCGTGGAATGTTGGCCGGTGTTGTTGATGGACAAATTCGAACCGTCCCTAAGGCATTTGCGGAACCTATGTTTCGTTATTTAAATGAAGAACGCGATATCGAAGTCATCACCGTTGAAATTGATGCAATTCCTGATCTTGCGAAGCCAACAGAGGCGACATTAAAAGAGTTTTATGAAAAGCATGTACAGTATTTCCAAGCTCCTGAAACGCGCTCATTTAATATGTTGTTATTCAGTTTTCAAGAAATTGCACAAACTGTCAATATTACACCCGAAGACTTAATGACAATGTATCAGCAAAGCAACAATAAAGTTCCAGAGAAACGTTCCGTACGTTTCATTCCTTTTTCAACGCGTGAAGATGCAATGAAGGCTACAGAAGAACTACGTGGAGGTGCTCCATTCAATGCCGTCTACAGTCGTTATACGGGTGATTATCCAGAGAATGCTCCAAAACCACAAGAATTGGAACTGGCACAAATTCGCCCAGAGGTAGGCTCTGAGGTTTTCTCTATGAAAAAAATTCACGATGTCTCTGAACCTATTTTCTTAGGCGGGCAATATCTTTTGTTCATATTAGCGGACATTAAGCCAGAACGCGTATTAAGTTTTGATGAACAAAAATTTACCCTATTAAAAAAATACAAGTCTGACGTTGCACGAGAAAAAATGTACGAATATACTCAGCGTGCTGAAAAGATGTTAAGTTCTGGCGGCAAACTGAGCGAAGTCGCTGATACTCTGACTAAAGAGGGGATTCCTGGTGTTGTCATGGTCACATGGGATAAAATCACCCACGACGGTAAATCTATTGATGGAAAACCTGCAACGGGTCTAAGCGCATTTGACCCAAAGGTATTATCTACAGCTTTTGATACGCCTCAGTATACCTACAGTGATCCGCAAAAGTTAAAAACAGAAGATTATGCAATTGTTGAAGTAACCGATATTAAGGCTGCCCATCAACGCTCATTTGCTGAAGCTTCTGCTCAAGCAGAACATTACTGGCAATTTGAACAAAAGCGCCAACAGGCTGCTCAATACGTAAAGACCATTAAAGACGGTTTGGAAAAATCTCAAGATGCATCTCAACTTGCTGCAATGAATTTTGGTCGGGTGAATGTGTTAAATAAAATCACACGTTCCAATCCACCCAAAGACACTCAATTTTCGGGCATCTTAGCGCGAACAAATGCAGCTAAGTCTCATGAAGTTGTCTTGGATGTTACGGCTGACCGTGTTCATTTGGCTCGTGTTATTGCTACATATCCTGCAAGCCCTGATAGCTTTAATGTTGCGGCACCTGCGTTCACACGACAAGTCATGCTGCCTTTATTGGGCAGAGACTTATTATCATCATACGTTGCTGGATTAGAAGCTTACTTTCCAGTTTCACGCAACGAAGATTATTTTACAAACTACTTTGGAAAAGAGGATTTAAATAATGCTCCCAAACCTCAAGCTCCAGATTTCTAA
- a CDS encoding outer membrane protein: MKHKLLKALALASINFGLLSTVSAEGQAKEWGGFYGKFSFGYGKPDVVKENTFFDEDKINGFLKAFSATAREVAYDYRIGNNFAIGAEAGLTFILPDSKNKNSSFFIKGEFVPQISYINDSVKLFAGVGVGFANGYGFKGIPNALQKMMDSGADSGRVVPESEFGGYWLAEVGVDYLLTDVWFIGAKYQYERTFTTAEKEHNGEKASLYVQQHTFLATVGIKY, encoded by the coding sequence ATGAAACATAAACTATTAAAGGCATTAGCCTTAGCAAGTATTAATTTTGGATTGTTGTCAACGGTTTCTGCAGAAGGTCAAGCCAAAGAGTGGGGTGGGTTCTATGGAAAATTTTCATTTGGTTATGGAAAGCCAGACGTAGTAAAAGAGAACACATTTTTTGATGAGGATAAAATCAATGGCTTTTTGAAAGCATTCTCAGCAACTGCGCGTGAAGTTGCTTATGATTATCGTATCGGAAATAACTTTGCAATTGGTGCAGAAGCAGGTTTAACGTTTATTTTGCCAGATTCAAAAAATAAAAATAGTTCTTTTTTTATTAAAGGTGAGTTCGTTCCTCAGATATCATACATCAATGATAGCGTGAAATTATTTGCAGGTGTTGGTGTTGGTTTTGCGAATGGTTATGGTTTTAAAGGTATTCCTAACGCATTGCAAAAAATGATGGATTCTGGCGCCGATTCTGGAAGGGTAGTGCCAGAATCAGAGTTCGGTGGATATTGGTTAGCTGAAGTTGGTGTAGATTATTTGTTAACAGATGTTTGGTTTATTGGTGCGAAATACCAATATGAGCGTACATTCACTACCGCGGAAAAAGAACACAATGGGGAAAAAGCTTCTTTGTATGTACAACAACATACATTCCTTGCGACTGTTGGTATTAAATACTAA